In Candidatus Binataceae bacterium, the genomic stretch AGCCGGCGATGAGGGAGAGCACCAGAGCGGCGCGCTGGGGCGCCAGATCTCCGCTCAAAACGTCGGTCATCACCTTCTGATGGTACTTCTCGATCTGCTTGCGCCCGATTTTGGCGGCGCGTTTGCTGGACGCGGAGTGGAGCGTGATCAGGAAGCCGTCGAGAGGGGTGGCACCTGGCTTCGTTTGGCTTATAAGCGCGGCGGCGAGGTCTTCGCCGGGGGTGGGTGAGTTGATGATCTCCTGAGTGAGGATGCTTGGCGTCGCCATGGTCTCGGCGAGAACCTCGGCGAACAGTCGCTCCTTCGATCCGAAGTATCGATTCACCAGCATCGCGGTCACTCCTGCACCGGCCGCAATCTCCCGCACGCCGACTCCGTCATAGCCCGCACGCGCAAAGGCCCGCCGCGCCGAGGTGAGGATCGCCTCGCGAGTGGCGGCGGCGTTGCGTTTTCGTTTTATTGGTCGCGCACGAGCGGGAAGCTTCCTCACGGTCTTCTTTCTCACGTTCCACCAGTCCCGGTACTGGTCGCTCCTGCTGTCGAGGGCCGGGTTGGCGGCAGCGAGAGGCGTTGAGGTTAGCGCAGGCGCGGTACGAAGGCGGCGCGGCGACCAAGATCGACGTTTACCAGGCGCGTCGCGCGCGATCGCGAGGTGCTCGGTTCAGCCAAAGGATTCATCGATACCTGGATCGCACACACCCGCAATCGCACCCTGAGCTTTGGCGGTAAGGCGGCCGACGATGCGCTAACGCAGCAGCGGCTCGCCGAAGCGTTGTGGTACCTCGATGCGACCGTCACGCGGGTGCGCGCGGACATTTTGGAACTGTCGCAAATGGCCGAAGCGCCAGCGCTTGTGTCTCCGCAGCTCCGCGCGCAAGTACGCTGGAATATGAATCGCGGCTGCGAGCTGGTCGCCCAGGCAATCGGCGACCTGTTTCGCGCTGCGAGCGGGCGGGCGCTGTTTTTGGAACATCCTCTGCAGCAGAGATTTCAGGATCTGCAAGCGGCAATGGCGCATGCCTATATGGCGCCCGACCAACTGGCGCGCGCAGTCGGGGGATATCTCTTAGACACATCGAAGCCGGAGTTCGTCCTCTAACGAGATCCTGGCTCGCGCCGGCGAGCGATCGAACAGTTGCCTACGTATCATCAGAGCTGCTCCTCGAAGAGGATCCTCATCTAACTTTACGGTAAGGTCAGGGACATGCGTACGCGGTGCCCTGAAGAGGATTTAGAACGTCTGGTGTTTATTCAGGAGGTCGCGCGTTCGATCCGCGTCAGCTCCACCAGTAAAATTTTAATTAGTTCAAGGACTTTTCGCTTCGTGTAGAAAGGCGATCTGCCGGCTCGGGCGACGACTGTAGTTTGAAGACCGGTGGGGCCACCGGGCCCCTTTCTCCTCCCGTGCACTATCTTCTAGGGAGTTGGGCCGATCGCCACAATCGGCTGACCGGTTCAGATGTACGGAAGTACCGGAGTGTCGGCTTCGAGCAGCATCGCTCCCGCCATCGCGAGCGTTTTGTGTTGCATCACGATATGCTGGCAAACCGTCTCCGCATCACGCAGCGCCCGATCGAGCGGGCTCCGCTCCGAGTAAATGGAAGCCGATCCCAGCGCGTCGTAGAGCATTCTTACAATCTCACGCGCGGCCTGCGCCGCATTCACCCGTGACAGCCACGAGTCCGTGCGTTCGCGAATGGTGGGCTGCTCGTTGCTCTCGAGGCGCGCCCATTCACGTTCCATCGCCACGAAGACATAGGAACGAGCGGCGCCCAGCAGCATCTCCGCGGCGCCGATCACGCTTTGAATGCGTCCGCTGTTTCTCAAGGGGCGGCCGGAGGGGATCTCCACCCGATTTTTTACCGTCTCGACCGCATAATCGATCGCGGCGCGCGCCATCCCGAGCGGCACCCCGGAAACCTTGGGCAGGAAATTCGTGGAGCGGCGCCAGAGCACGCCCGAACGTCGCGCGGGCGGACGGATGTTGCAGAGGAACCGTTCGGGCACGAACAAGTCCTTTACGCTGTAGTCGCAGCTGCCGGTCCCGCGCATCCCGGTGGTGCGCCAGTTGTCCGCGACCTCCACGTTTGCAGCTGGGGTCAGGAACCCGCACGTCACGGGCGTACCCTGGCCTTTCGCGACCGGCACGCCGTTTTCATAGAGCGTGCAGGCGAGCTCGACCACATCGGCATGCGTCACGCCGGAACCGAACGACCATCGTCCCGTGACTCGATATCCGCCCGCAACGCGCTCGGCGCGCCCGGAGGGCGTTGCGCTGCCGGCGGTTATCATGTCGAGGCAAGGATAAATCTCTCGCGCGGCCCCGTCTTCCAGGAACCCCGCAAAAAATCCGGAATCGCATCCGATCATCACGCACCACGCGGCGGAAGAATTGGCTTTGGCGAGTTCCTCGATCACTTCGACCTGCTCAGCCGGACGCATTTCCGGTCCGCCCCATTCTTGCGGCATCATCAGGCGAAACATCCCCGCTTGCCGCAAACGCGCAGCCACCTCGCCAGGCAAGCGGCGCGCTTCTTCGATAGCGTCGGATTTCTCGCGCAAAAAGCCGCTCAAGGCGCTCGCGTTCGCACGGATATCCGCGGCGGTCATCGCCGGTTCGACCGCTTCGCCGCTTTTTTCAATTGCTGGTGACGACATCGCGAAGTCTCGAGCGTTGCGCGTATCAGTGAAGCCGGACCGGCATTTCCTTGATGCCCGCGACGAAGTTCGAGCGCATTCTCCGGATTGGACCGCTCGGCTCGGCTTTGGGATAACGGCGCAGAAACTCGGTGAAAAAGATCCGCAATTGCAGCTCGGCCAGGCGAGCGCCGAGGCAGAAATGCTGGCCGACGCCGAAACCCAGCTGCGTGGTCTCCGCGCGAGTCAGGTCGAATCCGAAAGGATTAGTGAAGATCTGCTCGTCGCGATTCGCTGAGGCATACCACATGATTACCTTGTCGCCGCGGCGGATGGTCTTGCCGCGTACCACGCTGTCGGCGATAGCCGTGCGCCGCATATGCATGATTGGGCTTACGTAGCGGATGATCTCGGCGGCCGCGGTGCCATAGAGAGTAGGATTATCGGCCAGCCGCTGGCGTTGTTCGGGAAACCCGGCGAGCGTGATAAGTCCGCCCGAAATCGAGTTGCGCGTTGTCTCGTTGCCTGCGGCCACCAGCAGGATGAATGTTCCAAGATACCGCTCCTTGCTCATTACTTCGCCGTCGGCGTCTGGATGGATGAGCATGCTGATCAGATCGAGGCCGGGATTAGCCACACGCTCCTCCCATAGGCGCCCGGAATACTCGATCATCGCGCGGACGTCAGCTGCCGTCTCCTCGGGGCTTTTGCGGAGTTCCGGATCATCTTCGGCGATCATCGAGTTCGACCAGTCGAACAGTTTCAGACGCTCCGCCTGCGGGATGCCGAGCAACTCCGCGAGCACCTGGATCGGCAACTCGGCCGCCACTTCCGTAACAAACTCGCACTCCTTCCGTGCTCCGAGGCGGTCGAGGATGCTGCACACCCGATCCTGGATTTGTCCCTCCAGCGCCTTGAGCCGGGAGGGGCCGAAGCCCGGAGAGATCATCCGCCGATAACGGTTATGCTCAGGCGGATCCATGCTTATGAATGGGGCGTCGGTTTCCTCTGCTCCCATGCCGGCGGTGCCAACTAGGTTTTCGTCATAAATCCGATGCCCACCGTGCTCGCGGGCCGAGGAAAACACCTCTGGGTTCTTCGAGATCGCCACGATGTCGTCATACTTGGTGATGGACCAGAAGCCGCAGCCGTTTGTAACCGGGTTCCAATGCACAGGGTCCTCGCGCCGAAGCCAGGTAAAGACTTCGTGCGGCACCCCGCTGACGTAGAGGTCGGGATTCCCTAAATCGACGTCACTTGGATTCATTGCAGGCACTCCTATTCTTCTTATGACAGATGTCAACCCAGGACTCATAAAACTGGCGGATGTTCTGCAGAATCTCTGGTTGCGGGGGAAGGATCTGAACCTTCGATCTCCGGGTTGTGAGCCAGAGTGTCATC encodes the following:
- a CDS encoding cytochrome P450; protein product: MNPSDVDLGNPDLYVSGVPHEVFTWLRREDPVHWNPVTNGCGFWSITKYDDIVAISKNPEVFSSAREHGGHRIYDENLVGTAGMGAEETDAPFISMDPPEHNRYRRMISPGFGPSRLKALEGQIQDRVCSILDRLGARKECEFVTEVAAELPIQVLAELLGIPQAERLKLFDWSNSMIAEDDPELRKSPEETAADVRAMIEYSGRLWEERVANPGLDLISMLIHPDADGEVMSKERYLGTFILLVAAGNETTRNSISGGLITLAGFPEQRQRLADNPTLYGTAAAEIIRYVSPIMHMRRTAIADSVVRGKTIRRGDKVIMWYASANRDEQIFTNPFGFDLTRAETTQLGFGVGQHFCLGARLAELQLRIFFTEFLRRYPKAEPSGPIRRMRSNFVAGIKEMPVRLH
- a CDS encoding acyl-CoA dehydrogenase family protein, encoding MSSPAIEKSGEAVEPAMTAADIRANASALSGFLREKSDAIEEARRLPGEVAARLRQAGMFRLMMPQEWGGPEMRPAEQVEVIEELAKANSSAAWCVMIGCDSGFFAGFLEDGAAREIYPCLDMITAGSATPSGRAERVAGGYRVTGRWSFGSGVTHADVVELACTLYENGVPVAKGQGTPVTCGFLTPAANVEVADNWRTTGMRGTGSCDYSVKDLFVPERFLCNIRPPARRSGVLWRRSTNFLPKVSGVPLGMARAAIDYAVETVKNRVEIPSGRPLRNSGRIQSVIGAAEMLLGAARSYVFVAMEREWARLESNEQPTIRERTDSWLSRVNAAQAAREIVRMLYDALGSASIYSERSPLDRALRDAETVCQHIVMQHKTLAMAGAMLLEADTPVLPYI
- a CDS encoding TetR/AcrR family transcriptional regulator, which encodes MRKLPARARPIKRKRNAAATREAILTSARRAFARAGYDGVGVREIAAGAGVTAMLVNRYFGSKERLFAEVLAETMATPSILTQEIINSPTPGEDLAAALISQTKPGATPLDGFLITLHSASSKRAAKIGRKQIEKYHQKVMTDVLSGDLAPQRAALVLSLIAGFQIMRQMIGLSDLGQAEPEALVRILAPVFQQIVAGIPSKLRESPIGT